The genomic window ACATCCGCTGGAGCGGCTGGGCTGGCCGCTCTTGGCCTTTACGCTCAGCTTCATGGCGGCGCTGGCCGGCGAGATGCGCCGCTACCGGCAACCAGGCGGCGTGATCGCCAATGTCGGCCTGGCCACCTTCGGCGTGGCCTACGTGGGTCTGCTGCTGTCGTTTACCGTGCAGCTACGGATGCTCGGCGGTTCCGCCGCAGGGTTGACCGGGCTGCTGGCCCTGGTGATCGTGGTGAAGATGGGTGACACGGGCGCGTACACCGTGGGCCGGCTGA from Pirellulales bacterium includes these protein-coding regions:
- a CDS encoding phosphatidate cytidylyltransferase, which gives rise to MLRWRLLLGAVLIAALVGLVWLDHSLAMPGAVLFGVALMLTILAAQEVVSLLAAGGYRPLAGVIYGGSLLVVLSNAVPLFIRPVSDEHPLERLGWPLLAFTLSFMAALAGEMRRYRQPGGVIANVGLATFGVAYVGLLLSFTVQLRMLGGSAAGLTGLLALVIVVKMGDTGAYTVGRL